In Candida dubliniensis CD36 chromosome 6, complete sequence, the following are encoded in one genomic region:
- the ALSD2 gene encoding agglutinin-like protein, putative (PCR fragment cloned and sequenced by Hoyer, termed ALSD2: Hoyer et al. (2001) Genetics 157(4):1555-1567;~syntenic with C. albicans ALS1 and ALS5 genes, but displays greater fasta homology to ALS1), which produces MLQQFILLFVYLSVATAKTITGVFNSFDSLTWSNAANYAFKGPGYPTWNAVLGWSLDGTTADPGDTFTLIMPCVFKFITTQTSVDLTANGVKYATCSFYSGEEFTTFSSLTCTVNSALTSSVKAFGTVTLPISFNVGGTGSSVDLEDSKCFTAGTNTVTFTDGDNKVSTTVDFEKSTVDSTGYLTSSRLMPSLNKVTSLFVAPQCARGYTSGTIGFSSSNGGVSFDCSNVHVGITNGVNDWNFPVSSESFSYTKTCSSTGITITYRNVPAGYRPFIDAYITASDVNSYTLSYTNDYTCVGGSVQHKPFTLRWSGYKNGEAGSNGIVIVATTRTVTDSTTAVTTLPFNSDVDKTKTIEILQPIPTTTITTSYVGVTTSYSTKTAPIGETATVIVDVPYHTTTTVTSEWTGTITTTTTQTNPTDSIDTVVVQVPSPNPTVSTTEYWSQSFATTTTVTAPPGGTDTVIIREPPNHTVTTTEYWSQSYATTTTVTAPPGGTDTVIIREPPNHTVTTTEYWSQSYATTTTVTAPPGGTDTVIIREPPNPTVTTTEYWSQSFATTTTVTAPPGGTDTVIIREPPNHTVTTTEYWSQSYATTTTVTAPPGGTDTVIIREPPNHTVTTTEYWSQSYATTATVTAPPGGTDTVIIREPPNHTVTTTEYWSQSYATTATVTAPPGGTDTVIIREPPNHTVTTTEYWSQSYATTATVTAPPGGTDTVIIREPPNHTVTTTEYWSQSYATTATVTAPPGGTDTVIIREPPNHTVTTTEYWSQSYATTTTVTAPPGGTDTVIIREPPNHTVTTTEYWSQSFATTTTVTAPPGGTDTVIIYESMSSSKISISSDEISSIIPSFSRPHYVNSTTIESSSVNIPTSTDNDNVLLSSTTLFIESRTTTEMICSDDKGCSESSSSSGIVTNPDDSESSMVINTVHSTTTVSDLHSSTGGISATSSENSSESGVSISTDSSITTTHTSPNPLSTSMTSLTQMSTNPSVLVSESKVTFTSDGDNQSGSHGSQSTYLKSSMGVNSGSTTSTEIEIVTTSSTSILPPVAPSSTVLTTESTNTIEQPTRSPTISNTINESISTSQPIGGNGNNTSLTSSVPTVTTDASATANGEDNRTGSHGSSSTHLKSSMGENSESTTYTEIEVTTSSPTESSSPIAPSSTDATTESTNTIEQPSISLIVSSTIDESNTTSQPTPENGGNTSSTNSGPALTTGTSASMTINSEVVTSASNDQSHSNFATNDNIIVSNTPQTTLSQQAISSSPSTNTLIVSTYDGSGSIIQHSAWLYGLITVLSLFI; this is translated from the coding sequence ATGcttcaacaatttatattgttattCGTATATTTGTCGGTTGCGACTGCAAAGACAATCACTGGTGTTTTTAACAGTTTCGACTCATTGACTTGGTCCAATGCTGCTAATTACGCTTTTAAGGGTCCCGGATACCCAACTTGGAATGCTGTCTTAGGTTGGTCTTTAGACGGCACTACTGCAGATCCAGGAGACACATTTACATTGATCATGCCTTGTGTGTTCAAATTCATAACTACCCAAACATCTGTTGATTTGACCGCCAATGGTGTTAAATATGCTACATGTCTGTTTTATTCGGGTGAAGAATTCACaactttttcatcattaacaTGTACTGTTAACAGTGCTTTAACCTCATCTGTTAAGGCTTTTGGTACCGTTACTTTACCCATCTCATTCAATGTAGGTGGAACGGGATCGTCAGTTGATTTAGAAGACTCCAAATGCTTCACTGCTGGTACCAACACCGTCACTTTTACCGACGGCGACAACAAAGTCTCAACTActgttgattttgaaaaatcaacaGTTGATTCAACTGGATATTTGACTTCCTCCAGACTTATGCCAAGTCTCAATAAAGTCACATCTCTTTTTGTAGCACCACAATGTGCAAGAGGTTATACATCTGGTACAATTGGATTTTCGAGTAGTAATGGTGGTGTTTCTTTTGACTGTTCAAATGTTCATGTTGGAATTACAAATGGTGTGAATGATTGGAATTTTCCAGTGTCATCAGAATCATTTAGTTACACTAAAACTTGTTCGTCTACAGGTATTACAATCACATACAGAAATGTTCCTGCTGGTTATCGTCCATTTATCGACGCTTACATTACTGCTTCGGATGTTAACCTGTATACCTTGTCATATACCAATGATTATACTTGTGTTGGTGGTAGCGTGCAACATAAACCATTTACTTTAAGATGGTCTGGATACAAAAATGGGGAAGCCGGGTCTAACGGTATTGTCATTGTTGCTACAACAAGAACAGTTACAGATAGTACTACTGCTGTAACTACTTTACCATTCAATTCCGATGTTGacaaaactaaaacaattgaaattttgcAACCTATTCCAACAACTACCATCACAACATCATACGTTGGTGTGACTACTTCTTACCTGACCAAAACTGCACCAATTGGAGAAACTGCTACTGTTATCGTTGATGTTCCATATCACACTACCACAACTGTTACTAGTGAATGGACAGGAACAatcactactactacaacaCAGACCAATCCTACAGACTCAATAGATACAGTCGTTGTGCAAGTTCCACTGCCAAACCCAACAGTCTCCACTACTGAATACTGGTCTCAGTCGtttgctactactactactgttACTGCCCCTCCAGGTGGTACCGATACTGTGATTATTAGAGAACCACCAAACCATACTGTAACTACTACTGAATATTGGTCACAATCTTATGCAACAACCACTACTGTTACTGCCCCTCCAGGTGGTACCGATACTGTGATTATTAGAGAGCCACCAAACCATACTGTAACTACTACTGAATATTGGTCACAATCTTATGCAACAACCACTACTGTTACTGCCCCTCCAGGTGGTACTGACACTGTTATCATTAGAGAACCACCAAACCCAACTGTCACTACCACTGAATACTGGTCTCAGTCGtttgctactactaccactgTTACTGCCCCTCCAGGTGGTACAGATACTGTTATCATTAGAGAACCACCAAACCATACTGTAACTACCACTGAATACTGGTCACAATCTTATGCAACAACCACTACTGTTACTGCCCCTCCAGGTGGTACTGACACTGTTATCATTAGAGAACCACCAAACCATACTGTAACTACTACTGAATATTGGTCACAATCTTATGCAACAACCGCTACTGTTACTGCCCCTCCAGGTGGTACTGACACTGTGATCATTAGAGAACCACCAAACCATACTGTAACTACTACTGAATATTGGTCACAATCTTATGCAACAACCGCTACTGTTACTGCCCCTCCAGGTGGTACTGACACTGTGATTATTAGAGAGCCACCAAACCATACTGTAACTACTACTGAATATTGGTCACAATCTTATGCAACAACCGCTACTGTTACTGCCCCTCCAGGTGGTACTGACACTGTGATTATTAGAGAGCCACCAAACCATACTGTAACTACAACTGAATATTGGTCACAATCTTATGCAACAACCGCTACTGTTACTGCCCCTCCAGGTGGTACTGACACTGTGATTATTAGAGAACCTCCAAACCATACTGTAACTACTACTGAATACTGGTCTCAATCCTATGCCACAACCACTACTGTTACTGCCCCTCCAGGTGGTACTGACACTGTGATTATTAGAGAGCCACCAAACCATACTGTAACTACTACTGAATACTGGTCTCAGTCGtttgctactactaccactgTTACTGCCCCTCCAGGTGGTACTGATACTGTAATTATTTATGAATCCATGTCGAGTTCAAAGATTTCTATCTCCTCGGATGAAATAAGCAGTATCATTCCATCATTCTCGCGTCCTCATTACGTCAACAGTACAACAATTGAGTCTTCCTCTGTCAATATTCCTACTTCCactgataatgataatgtgTTGTTATCATCCACAACTTTGTTTATTGAATCAAGAACAACTACAGAAATGATTTGTAGCGATGACAAAGGATGTTCTGAACTGTCTAGTTCTTCTGGTATTGTTACAAATCCGGATGATAGTGAATCATCAATGGTAATTAATACTGTACATTCCACAACCACGGTGTCTGATTTACATTCTTCCACTGGTGGTATTAGTGCTACATCATCTGAGAATTCTTCAGAGTCAGGAgtatcaatttcaacagATTCttctattactactactcaTACTAGTCCAAACCCATTATCTACTTCAATGACATCATTGACTCAAATGTCTACAAATCCAAGTGTCTTAGTTAGTGAAAGTAAGGTTACATTTACAAGTGACGGAGACAACCAAAGCGGCTCCCATGGATCACAGTCTACTTACTTGAAATCAAGTATGGGCGTAAATTCTGGATCTACTACTTCAACTGAAATCGAAATTGTAACAACAAGTTCCACAAGCATTTTACCACCTGTTGCTCCTTCTAGTACTGTTTTAACTACTGAATCTACAAATACTATAGAACAACCTACCAGATCACCAACGATTTCAAACACAATCAATGAACTGATTTCTACTTCACAACCTATTGGCGGAAATGGTAACAATACTTCATTAACCAGTTCAGTTCCAACTGTGACAACAGATGCTTCAGCAACTGCAAATGGAGAAGACAACCGAACTGGTTCTCATGGATCATCATCCACTCATTTGAAATCAAGTATGGGTGAAAATTCTGAATCTACCACTTACACTGAAATTGAAGTTACTACAAGCAGTCCAACAGAATCCTCATCACCTATCGCTCCTTCTAGTACTGACGCAACTACTGAATCTACAAATACTATTGAACAACCTTCAATACTGCTAATTGTTTCAAGCACAATCGATGAACTGAATACTACTTCACAACCTACTCCCGAAAATGGTGGCAACACTTCATCAACTAATTCTGGTCCAGCTTTAACAACAGGTACTTCAGCATCTATGACTATTAATAGTGAAGTTGTTACTAGTGCATCAAACGATCAATCACATTCTAATTTTGCTACCAACGACAACATTATTGTATCTAATACCCCACAAACCACATTGAGTCAACAGGCGATCTCATCCTCACCTTCAACCAATACCTTAATTGTTTCCACATACGATGGTTCTGGTTCTATTATTCAACATTCTGCTTGGTTGTATGGTTTGATCACAGTATTGTCCTTGTTCATTTAG